The following is a genomic window from Bacillus sp. V2I10.
TTCTCAGCCACCTTCCTTTTGAAAGCACAGAAACAGGGGATGGATTTTCGACTGATTCCAAAATATTCAGGTTAGCCAAACGCCCTGGAGCTACAACGCCTGTTACATCTTCCATGCGGTAATACTTGGCCGGATTAAAGCTTGCCATATGGTAAGCATCAATTGCCGGAATATCCCGCTCAATGGCCATTTTTATCATGGAATCCATCATTCCGTTTTTATAAAAATGCGGCGTTGCCCCGTCGGTAGTGAAAAAGAAATGATCATAGTGGCGAATCTCTTTATCACGGATGCCATCAAGCAGCTGCGGCAAGTCGGGCCGGATCGAGGAATGTCTGAGTGAAACAGTATAGCCGAGCATTAACCGCTCAAAAACATCATCTCCTGTCATCGCTTCGTGGTCGCAGTCGGCCCCGAATAATTTCATTTTATTCAGAGTGTTTGCCGATGCTCCGGGAAAATGTCCTTCGATCCGTTTTCTCATCGCTTTCATCTCAACAAGCCATGACAGCATCAAATCATCATCCGAGAGCAGCTTAGGCCACCCCGTTAATTCTCCGCCTTGAATAACATATTCATGTTCCATCCATTTTTTCATAAAATCGAGAGATAAATATTCATGCTCATTGGGAACTTCAGTCTGAAGATCAAAACGGCTCCACCATAAATACTGCAAAGGAAGCTGATTTAATTCACAAATTAAAGTAAGCGCTTTCTTTTTATCGGACTGAAAAAGCAAAAATAAGTTGTCGCATATAAGTGTCGTTGTACCGAATTGTGACACATACTTCCCAAAAGAATGGGGATTATAAAGTTGAAATGGGTGAGCATGAGGTTCAATATATCCCGGTACAATAAAACGATTTTCGCAATCGGCGATTTCTGATTGTCCGCCGTCAGGAAGTTTATCGCCAATATAAACAATCCGGTCATCTGAAATCCAGATGTTGGCTTTGACCCATCGTTTCAGATAAGAGTTCAAATACATCCCATTTTTCAAAACAAGAGCAGGGGGCTTATGGCCCGATGCCGCTTGTATGTGATGCCTGATCTGCCGGACTTTCCATTGTGCATGTAACTTGGGCATTTCAGACCCTCCCTAAATTTCTTATCTTATATGTTAACATATGTAATCGTTTAACGCAGTAAAGATTTACTGTATTTTCAAAAAGAGGAGGAACTTATTATGAAACCGAACATCGGCATTGTAAACGGACTGATCCGAATTACAATTGGACTGTTTTTACTATCATGGGCTTCTGCAAAATATACAAAAAAACCGTGGAATGATTCTCTTCTGCTCATGATGCTGCTTGGTGCAATGAAAGTTGGAGAAGGCATTCTCAGATTCTGCCCTATGGTATATATGTATAAGGAATACCGGAAAGAGGATTTGGAGTTTGAGGATGAGACTTATAATCCATCATGATATTGGAAAGGCCACGTAGCCGGAGATCATTATTTAGCCAAAATCTTCATTTTATTAGCCGAAATTCATAAATATTTAGCCGTTTCACAGGTTTTTCTAGCTGTTCTTGAGTTTTATTTAGCCAAATCATTTTTTGGTACTATCCGTTTGACTGCTTTTAAGCAATTGTTTTGTCTTAATAGCGAAACATCGGTTTTATTAGCTTATTAGCCGAAGCCCTGTGCCCGGCCGCCATAAAAAAAAGACTCTCCTGCATCAGGAGAGTCTGCTAAGAGGTGAACATCATGATCATGGAATATTTAACCGATATGACATTCGTGCTTGCTTTGCTTATCGGCAGTATTGTTGCCTTAATGTTTGTCTATGTTAAGAAAAAACGTGTTTAGTCGCTTTGGCTCCGATGTCCTTGCGGTAAAATAGAGCAGGCGATGCTACTTCAGATACATACTCATACACTTGAGTCTGTGCTTCAAGCAAATCGCTGCCGTATGCAATAACAGCTAAAACCCGTCCGCCATCCGTTACAAATTCATCCCCGCTTTTCTTCGTCCCTGCGTGGAAAAGCGCACCTTGTTCAAAGCTTGAACGAAGCGTACCGATTGCTTCGCCTTTTTTATACTCATTCGGATAGCCATTTGAAGCAAGGACAACTCCCATTACTGCTTCCTTGCGCCATTTGAACTCTGCTTTTTTACCATCTAAAATAGCAAGCAATGTTTCAATCAAGTCTGATTCTAAGCGCGGCAGAACAACCTGTGTTTCAGGATCGCCAAAGCGCGCATTAAATTCAATGACTTTTGGACCTTGCTTCGTTAAGATCAATCCTGCATATAAAATCCCCGTAAATGGAGTTCCATTGTCAATCATGCCTTCAGCTGCCGGCTTTAACACTGTTTCAACAGCTTCCTGCACAACTGCATCTGAAATTTGAGGAACCGGAGAGTAAGCACCCATTCCGCCAGTATTAGGACCTTCATCATGATCGTATGCCCGTTTATGATCCTGCGCAATCACCATTGGATAGACAGCATCACCGTGAACGAAGGCCATCAATGAAAATTCCTCGCCATCTAAAAATTCTTCGATGACAACCGAGCTGCTTGCCTCGCCGAACTTGGCATCTTCAAGAAAATCATGCAGACAGTCGATTGCTTCCTCTACTGTCATAGCGACGGTTACCCCTTTTCCTGCAGCAAGTCCATCCGCTTTTATGACGATTGGAGCTCCTTGTTCAAGGACGTAATTCTTCGCTTCTTCAAAAGAAGTAAACGATTGATACGCTCCTGTCGGAATGTTGTTTTTCATCATTAATTCCTTGGCGAACTTCTTGCTGCCTTCAATGAGGGCAGCTTCCTTTGTTGGCCCGAAAACCTTCAGTCCCGCTTCTTGAAACGCATTGACAACGCCGTTCAGGAGCGGAACCTCAGGACCTACGATTGTTAGCCCCACCTTATTTTCTTTTGCAAAAGCAACGAGCTCCTCTGTATTCTGCTCATCGATTGCAATAAGCTCGGCAACGCTGCTCATTCCATCGTTCCCTGGAGCAACAAACACTTTCCGAGCGAGCTTACTCTGTGATGCCTTCCAGGCGATTGCATGTTCACGGCCTCCGCGGCCAATGATTAGAATGTTCATCGTTACCAGCTCCTCACTAGTTTAATGTTTAAAGTGTCTAACTCCTGTAAATACCATCGTAATGCCGTATTCATCTGCTTTTTGGATGGAATCCTCATCCTTAATGGATCCGCCAGGCTGAATAATTGCTGTGACGCCTGCTTTTGCAGCTGCTTCAACTGTGTCGTTCATTGGGAAAAATGCATCTGATCCCATTGCACTTCCTTCAGCAAGAGCTCCTGCCTGTTCAATCGCAATCTTCGCCGCACCGACACGGTTCATCTGACCCGCACCAACACCGACTGTCATCTGATTTTTCGTAAGAACGATTGCGTTTGATTTCACATGTTTTACGACTTTCCATGCAAGCTTTAAGTCTTCCCACTCCTGCTCATTTGGTTCACGCTTTGTAGGGATCGTGATTTTCGCATCATCAAAAGAAAGCGCATCTTCATCCTGAACAAGCAGACCTCCGTGAATCGAAGTGATTTGCTGATCCTGTTTTTCCGCACCTAACACATCTAATGTAAGGAGTCTTAAGTTTTTCTTAGACGTCAAAATCTCTAATGCTTCTTTATCAAAAGAAGGAGCAATGACAATCTCAAGGAAAATTTCATGTAATTTATGAGCTGTTTCTTTATTCACTTCATGGTTTAAAGCGATGATTCCGCCGAAAATCGAAGTTGGATCTGCTTCATATGCACGCGTGAATGCTTCAAAAATCGTTTCGCCTGTTCCGACTCCGCATGGATTCATGTGTTTTACGGCCACAGCTGCAGGCTGCTTAAATTCTCTTACGATTTGAAGAGCTGCATCTGCATCTTTAATGTTGTTGTAAGAAAGCTCTTTGCCGTGAACCTGCTCCGCTTCTGCAATCGAAACATTGCTCGCTAATGGCTTTTTGTAAAAAGTAGCTTTTTGGTGAGGGTTTTCGCCGTATCGAAGCGATTGTTTTTTCTCAAACGTATAAGTCACTGTCTCAGGGTCTTCCTCGCCTACAGCATTCGTTAAATATTCTGCGATAAGCGCGTCATAAGAAGCCGTATGGCGGAACACTTTTGCAGCAAGCTTTTGCTTCGTTGCAATCGTAACTTCCTTCTCGCTCTTGATCTGCTCCAGAACTTCAGCGTAGTCAGCAGGATCAACGACAACTGCAACATCCTGATGATTTTTTGCTGCTGAACGAAGCATGGTCGGTCCGCCGATATCGATGTTTTCGATCGCATCATCAAACGTGACGTCCTGCTTTGAGATCGTTTCTTTAAATGGGTAAAGATTTACGACAACTAGATCGATCGGCAAAATGCTGTTTTCTTCAAGCTGTTTCATGTGATCTGGATTGCTGCGGACAGCAAGCAGACCGCCGTGAATATTCGGATGCAGGGTTTTCACTCTGCCGTCCATGATTTCAGGAAATCCAGTTACTTCTGAGATCCCTGTTACTTTGACGCCGTTTTGCTGAAGCAGGCTTTTCGTTCCGCCTGTTGAAATGACTTCGATTCCTTGTTCCACTAGCTCTGTTACAAATGGAATGATGCCATCTTTATTTGAAACACTGACAAGTGCGCGTTTGATTGTCATTCTTTACACCTCTAGCTCTCTTTTTTGGAAAAGGGTATTTAGTACGTGCGGATAGTATGTGTGCTCGAGTTTATGAATCTTTGCAGATAACGTATCTAAAGTGTCAGACTCTTCTACTTCAAGCGCTTTTTGAGCAATAATCGGTCCCGTATCCATGCCTGCGTCTACAAAGTGAATCGTAATCCCTGTTACTTTCACTCCTGCGTTAAAAGCCTGGCCAATCGCATCCTTGCCTGGAAACGACGGCAGCAAAGAAGGATGCAGATTGATGATATTTTCAGGAAAAGCAGTGAGCAGGGTATCACCAATCAGCCTCATATATCCTGCGAGCACTACATAAGAAACGTTATACTGCTTCAATTGATTTAGGATGATGGTTTCAAATGCTTCCTTGTTTTTAAATTCCTTCGGTGAAAACTCGAAGACCGGGATGTTTTCTTTTTCAGCGCGTTCAGCGACTTTTGCTCCCGGTCTGTCGCAAACCAGAAGCGCAATTTCCGCTGCCAGTCTTCCGCTCTTCACTTCATCTATAATAGCCTGAAAATTAGAGCCCGTTCCAGAAGCAAATACCGCTATTTTGATCATGTGAGAGAGCCTCCGCCAAATGTGACGCCCTGGCCATCCTTCACACGTCCGATAATATAAGCCTTCTCTCCATGCTTTTCAATTTCATTGATGACATTGTGCATCTGCTTGTAATCAACCGCTAATACAAATCCGACGCCCATGTTAAAGATGTTAAACATTTCTTCCTGGCTGAGCGCCCCTTTTTCCTGAAGCAAATCAAAGACAGGAGGAATCGGCCATGAACCGTAATCGATTTCTGCCCCTAATCCTTCAGGGAGCATTCTCGGGATGTTTTCTATAAATCCGCCGCCCGTAATGTGGGCCATGCCATCTACCTTATACTTTTTCAAAACTTCTAATACCGGTTTCACATAAATCTTAGTCGGACGGAGCAATTCCTCTCCAAGCGTGTGCTGAAGCGGTTCAACTTTCTCTTTTAATGAAAGACCGTGATCTTCAAGCAAAATTTTGCGTACCAATGAGAAGCCGTTGCTGTGCAATCCGCTTGAGGAAAGGCCGATTAATACGTGACCTGCACGGATATTCTCACCTGTGACAATCTCTTCTTTTTCAACAGCGCCAACAGCAAAGCCTGCGATATCATATTCGTCCCCGTCATATAAACCAGGCATTTCGGCTGTTTCTCCGCCAACCAAAGCACAGCCTGACTGCTCGCAGCCGTCTGCTACACCTTTGACGATCTGCTCGATCTTAACAGGCTCTGCTTTTCCAAGCGCCAAATAGTCAAGGAAGAATAATGGCTCTGCGCCCTGTGCAAGAATATCATTCACACACATCGCAACTGCATCTATCCCAATCGTATCATGCTGATCCATCAGGAATGCAAGCTTAAGCTTTGTGCCTACACCATCTGTACCTGATACGAGGACCGGCTGTTTGTAATTCAGCTCTGAAAGATCGAACATGCCGCCAAATCCGCCGAGGCTGCCCATGACGCCTTTTCTCATTGTTTTAGCTACATGCTTTTTCATTCGCGAAACGGCTTCATAGCCTGCTTCTATATCAACGCCTGCCTGCTTGTATGCGTTTGACATCACACATTCCCCCCGCTCTTATTTCGTCAGCACTTCTTCCTTTTCATGAGGCAATTCTGTATCCGGATAAATTTCTGTCGGATATTTCCCTGTAAAACAAGCTAAACACTGTCCGCGGCGCTCTCCTTCATAAGGGCGTCCAATTCCTTCAAGCAGCCCTTCTACACTTAAGAAAGTCAGCGTGTCAGCACCAATAATTTCGCGGATTTCTTCCACTGAATGGCTTGCTGCAATCAACTCTTCTGTTGATGATGTATCAATTCCGTAGAAGCATGGATTGCTGATCGGCGGTGACGTAATGCAGACATGCACTTCCGTTGCTCCCGCATCTCTCAGCATGTTGACGATTCTGCGGCTCGTTGTACCGCGCACGATGGAGTCATCAACCATGACAACACGTTTGCCTTCAACAACGCCTCGTACTGCAGACAGCTTCATTTTTACCCCTTGCTCTCTGAGAGACTGCGAAGGCTGGATAAACGTTCTGCCGACATAACGGTTTTTGATTAATCCAAGTTCATAAGGAATACCTGATGCTTCTGCATACCCAATCGCTGCTGAAATACTTGAATCCGGCACACCTGTGACAACATCTGCTTCAAATGGCGCTTCGATTGCCATGCGTTTTCCAAGATTTTTGCGTGCTGTATGAACATTGATGCCGTCGATATTGCTGTCAGGTCTTGAAAAATAGATATATTCCATGCTGCAGATCGCGCGATTAACGTTCATAGAGAATCGCTCAGAGCGGAGACCTTCATCATTGATGATTAAAAGTTCTCCAGGCTCAACCTCACGAAGATATTCTGCACCGATAATGTCAAAAGCACATGTTTCTGATGCAACAACATAAGAGTCGCCAAGCATGCCGATTGATAATGGGCGAAGACCGTTCGGATCAAGCGCCACCATCATTTCCGTTTCCGTCATGATTAAAAAGGCATATGCTCCTTTGATCATCGTCAGCGCATTTTTAATTTTATCCTTCATTGAGAAGTATCCGCTTCTCTTAATTAAGTGAGCAAGTACCTCTGTATCTGAAGTTGACTGAAAAATACTTCCCTGATTTTCAAGCTGATGCTTCAGGCCGTTTGCATTCACTAAGTTACCATTATGAGCAAGAGCCAGACCGCCGCTTTCAGAACGGAAAAGAAGCGGCTGAACATTTTCAAATCCGCCTCCCCCAGCCGTCGCATAACGAACGTGGCCGATGGCTCCTTTTCCTTGAATATCATTCAGACGGCCGCCGCTGAATACTTCTGTAATCAGGCCCTGCCCTTTTACACAAGTCAGCTTCTTCCCGTCCGTTGAAACAATCCCTGCACCCTCTTGACCGCGGTGCTGTAGACTATGCAAGCCGTAATATGTGATTTGCGGTGCCTCAGAGTGTCCCCAAATCCCGAACACTCCGCACTCTTCGTTTAATCCTCTGATTTCAGCAAGCATGGAATCGCTCCTCTCCAAGCTGTTTCAAGCGCGCTTACCTTCGATTGAATTAAGATTTCGCCTGTTTCATTTTTCACAGTGAATGCTGCATCTTCTGTTACACTTCCGATTAACACAGAATCTGTCATTTCTTCAAACGCTGTCTGGTGTTCAGGCTTTACTGTCACGATAAAACGGGACTGTGTTTCACTGAAAAGTGCGGCAACTGCTTCGCCATTTACTGTGATGTTTGCACCAAGTCCGTTCGTACCGAATGTGCTTTCTGCAGCTGCTACTGCCAAACCGCCTTCAGCTACGTCATGTGCAGATGCTACTAATCCAGCGCGGATCGCTGCTGATACCTGTGCCTGGCGCTCTGCTTCCACTCCAAGATCCATCTCAGGTGCTTTGCCGAAAATCTTGCCGTGAACCATTTTTTGCAGCTCACTGCCGCCAAATTCATTTTTCGTTTCGCCGATCAAGTAGATCAGGTCGCCTGCTGCTTTGAAGGATTGTGTTGTGATGTATTTTGTATCTTCAATTAAACCAACCATTCCAATTACAGGTGTCGGATAAACAGCTGTTCCGTTTGTTTCATTATAAAGCGATACGTTTCCGCCAATAACCGGTGAATTCAGCACACGGCACGCTTCACTCATGCCATCGGCTGCTTTTTCGATTTGCCAGAAAATCTCAGGCTTCTCAGGATTTCCAAAGTTCAGGCAGTCTGTCACAGCAAGCGGTCTTCCGCCTGAGCAGACGATATTGCGTGCAGCCTCTGCAACGGCAATCATTCCGCCAACTTCAGGATCGAGGTAAAGATATCTTGAGTTGCAGTCTGTTGTCATCGCAAGTGCTTTATTTGTATCGCGAATACGGAGAACAGCTGCATCAGAGCCAGGTGCTACAACCGTATTTGTGCGGACCATGTAGTCATATTGATCATAAACCCATTCTTTGCTTGCAATTGTGGGCTGTTTTAAAAGGTTCACTAGAGTTTCCTTCAAGTCACCCACTTCAGGCGCGCTTGCTTCCATCTCCTGAAACTCTTTATAATAAGCCGGCTCTGCAGATGGCTTGTGATAGACAGGTGCTTCTTCTGCAAGTGCATCAACCGGAATTTCTACAACTACCTCGCCTTTATGGAGAAGACGGAGCATTTTATCATCTGTTACAACCCCGATTGCTTTTGCTTCAAGCTCATATTTGTCAAAAATGTCGGTGATTTCTTTTTCACGGCCTCGTTCAACGACTAATACCATGCGCTCCTGTGATTCAGAGAGCATCATTTCATAAGGTGTCATTCCTGCTTCACGCTGAGGTACTAAATCTAAATTCATCTCGATGCCTGAACCTGCTTTGCTCGCCATTTCAGCAGTCGAGCTTGTAAGTCCCGCTGCTCCCATGTCCTGAATGCCAACAAGAGCATCGCATTTTATAACCTCTAGACAAGCTTCAAGCAAAAGCTTTTCCATAAACGGATCTCCTACTTGTACAGCAGGGCGTTTTTCATCTGATGCATCCGTCAGTTCCTCTGATGCAAATGTAGCGCCGTGAATGCCGTCGCGGCCAGTTTTAGCGCCAACATACATCACGGTATTGCCAATTCCTTTTGCCACACCTTTTTTAATATCTTCATGGTTGATTAACCCGACACACATCGCATTTACAAGCGGATTTCCATCGTAAGAAGGATCAAACTGAATCTCTCCTCCGACAGTTGGAATACCGATGCAATTTCCGTAGCCGGCAATACCTGCAACAACTTCTTCAAACAAATAACGGACGCGTGGAGAGGTTAATTCCCCGAAGCGCAAAGAGTTTAATAGAGCGATAGGACGTGCACCCATTGAAAAGACATCACGGATGATTCCGCCTACGCCTGTTGCTGCACCTTGATAAGGTTCAATCGCAGAAGGGTGATTGTGGCTTTCGATTTTAAACACAACTGCCTGCTCGTCTCCAATATCAACGATCCCAGCACCTTCACCAGGTCCTTGAAGAACATGCTCGCCGGTAGTCGGGAACTTCTTTAAAACAGGCTTTGAATTTTTATAGCTGCAGTGTTCTGACCACATGACAGAGAAAATACCGAGCTCTGTATAATTCGGCAGGCGTCCCATAATCTTTTCAATCATTGAAAACTCATCATCACTAACGCCCATTTGACGGTAGATTTTCTCTTCTTTAATCATTTGCTGTGTTGGTTCAAGCAGTAGTGACATGAGATTCCCTCCAGTTTTTCACGATCGATTTAAATAGGTTCAGTCCATCCGCGCTTCCAAGCAGTGAATCAACTGCACGTTCAGGATGAGGCATCATTCCAAGAACATTTCCGCGCTCATTTACGATTCCTGCGATATCTTCCAAACTTCCATTTGGATTGTTTTCATATGTGAAGACAATTTGATTGTTTTCTCTTAATCTTTCTAAAGTCAGCTCATCACAATAGTAGTTTCCTTCACCATGCGCGATCGGAACAGAGATGACCTGCTCTTTTTCATAGGCAGAAGTGAACATCGTTTTCTCATTTTGAACGATAAGGTTTGTCGGGCGGCACATGAATTTCAAGTTTTCATTGCGCTTCATCGCACCCGGCAATAAGCCTGCTTCAAGTAAAATCTGAAACCCATTGCATACACCAAGAACCGGCTTTCCTTCTTCTGCAGCTTTAACAACTTCCTTCATGACATTTGCAAAACGCGCGATGGCGCCAGAGCGAAGATAGTCTCCGTATGAAAATCCCCCCGGAAGAAGAATACCGTCAAAACGGCTTAGATCTGTTTCATCATGCCAAATGTACTCTGCTTCTTCACCGAGCTCATCCTTGATAGCGTGGAACATATCAATATCACAGTTTGATCCCGGAAAAACGATGACGGCGAATTTCACTGTGCGACAACCTCCTCCACCTCATAGCGGTAGTCTTCAATGACTGTATTTGCAAGCAGCTTTTCGCACATTTCACGAACAGTCGCATCCAGGTCACGCTCAGTCTTTTCAATCGTAAGCTCCATGTACTTTCCAATCCGAACATCGTTAACCTCTTTGTAGTTCATGCTGTGCAATGCGTGCTGTACCGCGCTTCCCTGTGGATCAAGAACGCTTTCTCTGAGTGTAACGAATACCTTTACTTTGTACATGCTGTTTCTCCTCCTAAACGATTTAAAATTTCTGAGTATGCATCTGTTAAGCTGCCGATATCACGGCGGAAAACATCTTTATCAAACTTCTCATTCGTTTTTTCGTCCCATAACCGGCACGTATCAGGCGAAATCTCATCTGCTAAAAGCAGTGTGCCATCCTTTGTTAAACCAAATTCCAATTTAAAGTCGACCAAGCGGATGCCGCAATTTTTGAAGTGGCTGATCAAGACTTGATTCACTTTTAAAGCCGCTTCCTTCAGCTGCTGCACTTGCTCTTTCGTTGCAGCTTCAAGGAGTTCAATGTGATCTTCTGTAATCAGAGGGTCACCTAAATCATCATTTTTATAATAGAATTCTACAATTGGAGTTTTAAGCGGTGTTCCTTCCTCTATTCCAAGTCGCTTTGAAAGGCTTCCTGCCATGATGTTCCGGACAACG
Proteins encoded in this region:
- the purC gene encoding phosphoribosylaminoimidazolesuccinocarboxamide synthase; its protein translation is MQKLNLLYEGKAKQIYRTNEDAVLLVSYKNSATAFNGEKKAEIEGKGRLNNEISTLLFEKLAENGIESHFIKRLSQTEQLVKEVSIVPLEVVVRNIMAGSLSKRLGIEEGTPLKTPIVEFYYKNDDLGDPLITEDHIELLEAATKEQVQQLKEAALKVNQVLISHFKNCGIRLVDFKLEFGLTKDGTLLLADEISPDTCRLWDEKTNEKFDKDVFRRDIGSLTDAYSEILNRLGGETACTK